The genomic interval CACTTGCGGTATGTAAGGCCTCGGCAGAGGAGCTCGGCCTTTCACTCTATAAATACATGGGCGGATGCAATGCCAAGGAACTCCCGGTCCCGATGATGAATATCATGAATGGCGGGGCACATGCGGATAATAATATTGACATACAGGAGTTTATGATAGTGCCCGCTGGATGTGTTGATTTCTCTTCGGCCCTCAGGTCAGGCTCTGAAGTCTTCCATACATTAAAGCAGATACTCAGGGCAAAGGGGCTGAACACCGCAGTTGGTGATGAAGGCGGCTTTGCACCTGACCTTAAAACAAATGAAGAGGCACTTGCCCTGATTATTGAGGCAATAGAGAAGGCAGGCTATACCCCGGGCAGGGATATTTATCTCGCCCTTGATGTTGCTGCATCGGAATTTTATGAAGACGGTAAATACGGGTTTGAGGATAAGAAATGCACATCCTCGGAGATGGTGGATTATTATGAAGAAGTGATTCAGCGCTATCCTGTAATCTCGATTGAGGACGGACTTGGCGAGAATGACTGGGATGGCTGGATCGAGATGACCAAAAGGCTCGGCAGCAAGGTGCAGCTCGTAGGTGACGACATATTTGTGACAAACACCGGAATTATCTCAAGGGGAATAAAGGATAAGGTTGCAAATTCAGTGCTCATTAAATTAAACCAGATTGGGACTCTTACAGAGACACTTGATG from Nitrospirota bacterium carries:
- the eno gene encoding phosphopyruvate hydratase, whose protein sequence is MGEIIDVHAREILDSRGNPTIEVEVVLASGALGVAAVPSGASTGEREALELRDGDSSRYHGRGVTVAVNNVIEEIAPRIIGLDSEDQVYIDGLLIELDGTANKSHLGANAMLGVSLAVCKASAEELGLSLYKYMGGCNAKELPVPMMNIMNGGAHADNNIDIQEFMIVPAGCVDFSSALRSGSEVFHTLKQILRAKGLNTAVGDEGGFAPDLKTNEEALALIIEAIEKAGYTPGRDIYLALDVAASEFYEDGKYGFEDKKCTSSEMVDYYEEVIQRYPVISIEDGLGENDWDGWIEMTKRLGSKVQLVGDDIFVTNTGIISRGIKDKVANSVLIKLNQIGTLTETLDAIEMAKRAGYTAVISHRSGETEDTTIADLAVGCNTGFIKTGSLARSERVAKYNRLLRIEEELDGIAVYPGLSALYNLG